The DNA region CTGCTAATAAgttacagagagaagaggagtgtctAATCTGATTACCACAGCAATGCCACTGATGATAAAGAAATGTTAAAGCATTTGAATGTGACAAAGTTATAGGCGCTATCCGTATTTGACTGAGGAGCACATAGTTTCTGCTCAGATACAATGTGCAGGGCATCCTTGTGAAAACATGGGCCtgcctggtcacacacacatgcccaaacaGGCTGGTGTGTAGACCtgtgtacaggtaagtgtataaGAATGCAAACAGAACTGTGCAAATGTCTGCTAACACACTGAGGGTAGGCCAGGCCTAATACCACACCTTTGGGGACCATGGCAATGGAGACACGCCCAGTGCATTACATTACTGAACCTAGCCCACCTACTCACACTCTCAGCTATGAACGTTTCCTTTCCCACTGTTGGCCTAGTTTGCcgatgccatcctatgttctACACCCAGGCTACTATTGGCCTATAGGCTAATACATGTTAAAGGGACAGGTAATTGTATACCTCCATAACCTTTATCCACCACAAAGTAATACATTTGTTTTAACTCCATTGCTGGTTCTATTATATGCTAGTTGAAATCACTGGGCTCACTAATAAATATAAACCTACATGTCAATAATAAGATAATGGTGGAACTTCAAACACCAACATGTTGTGGTGATGTTTCTAGTTGAAACTAGATGAATATCTCTCACTGACTGAACTGTTATTtctggcacacacagacaaaggaccTATGACTCACAGTGTTGGGAAAGGCTGGGAAATGGTGAGTGGGGTTGTGAACAGGACGAGAAATTTAAAGAAACACTAACTTTCTGCATTCACACGGTTTTATACCCCAGTATGCAACTCATTTAAAGAGACGCATAATAAATGAGTTGTAGACGTCTTCTTCAAACGTTTACTGAACCAGCCGTATCATTATGATGAAACCCAAATGGCATTCTTGGCCCTGAATCTAAGAGCATGGACCGAGGGGTGTAACGTGAGGGGGAGAAAAGGGTGGCAGTTCCATGGGCGGTGTCTGAGTATAAAATCATGCTTCAGCTATTTGCTCAGCTCCTGCGCAACACACCTCTGTGACTCTCTGGATAAACTTACCTCAAACCGGTAGGTAGTCTAAGCCAGAAAACTGGTATATTCACATTATTGAGTTTATTCAAAGCAAAATAACGGTAGTTTGTCTTTGGTAGAAAGTGGCGACGCCATGGCCATATTTGGACATTTGGTTGTTTTATCTCGATTAGCCTCCCGTCTTGATGCCGGCGACTGTCTGTGTAATTGTAATTGTACATTTAATCAGGCCTATAGGCTATcagcagataggcctacatttaaatcgTAACTCAAACGAACAATTGGCGATATCTCTTTCTGTTCAACTTTCACTTTGTGTCTTTTGCGTCTTCATGGCCGTCTGCCTTTCCCCTGCATTTCCGCTCCTATTTTTTCTTTGACTTTTTTTAAGCATTGCGCGTGCTAGTGACTCAAGGGGTTAAATACATGGTAGCCTACTCCATGGAAGACGTGGTTTTAAATCTCGCCCCTAGTCCCTCTCTCTCGTGGTACACACGGtagatgcattctctctctctctctctttctctctctctctctctatgccatgCACTTTAATAAGAGGCGGAAGAGCAATGGACTATGCACTGGAATTCTGTTCAAACGCCAAAGCAAACGAAACTTTCTTAAACTGCGCTTTAGATCTGAtcttttacttctctctctctctctctctctctctctctctctctctctctctctctctctctctctctctctctctctctctctcagcaatcaTGCCCTCTGATTTGGAAACATCGATGGAGACGTTGATCAAGGTGTTCCACAAGTATGCGTCAAAGGAGGGCGACAGCGGGACGCTCAGCCGGAGGGAACTCAAATCACTGATGGAGGCAGAACTGGCTGGATTCTTGAAGGTACCAGTACCACAGACCTATATAAGTCTGTGACCAGTACCACTCTGCTTCCGTAACACCACCATTAACGCCCATCACTCTCACCTCAGTGCCTATAAAGTTCACCAAACTCTGGAACAGCCTCCCACTTCCATTACGTCAATGCCTTCCCCTTTCCTCCATGCTCAAACACACCTCTTCACCCTTGATTTGACATCACAATCCTGACTGATTTAGGCTGTATAATTTTGCAATGTCATTTGTGTCTTCTCTTGTTTTGTTCTTGTCCTTTGATTCTCCTGTGTGAAGTTGCTTTGTCTCTTGTAGTTTTGCTGCTATTTTAACATTCTATTTGTAAAGTATCCTTGGgtatttttttgatgatgatgatgatgattatcacTGATATATTATGTGCACATGCGCACAGGTACTTTGTCAGGTACTTGTCAACACAGATGTCAATCTTTCCCTGTCCTACACAAGTTGGTCTAGATTGGCATCTTTGATATGAAGGCCACAAGGCCTATGTGATTTCAGTTTAACACGAGTTTCAAGCAAATTTGACAAATGCTTGTCCCGTGGCATTTCCTTTTCAATATTGAttgtcccccctctcctccattgcAGTCGCAGAAAGACCCAGGTGCCGTGGACCGCATCATGAAGGACCTAGACACCAACGGTGATGGCGAGGTGAACTTTGAAGAGTTTGTGTCACTGGTCGTCGGGCTGTCCATCGCCTGCGAGCAGTGCTACCAGATGCACTTGAT from Engraulis encrasicolus isolate BLACKSEA-1 chromosome 5, IST_EnEncr_1.0, whole genome shotgun sequence includes:
- the LOC134448587 gene encoding protein S100-A1-like, whose amino-acid sequence is MPSDLETSMETLIKVFHKYASKEGDSGTLSRRELKSLMEAELAGFLKSQKDPGAVDRIMKDLDTNGDGEVNFEEFVSLVVGLSIACEQCYQMHLMKGKK